A region of Lacinutrix sp. Hel_I_90 DNA encodes the following proteins:
- a CDS encoding BlaI/MecI/CopY family transcriptional regulator — MKLSKTEEELMSHLWKLERAFMKDLLDAYPEPKPANTTVATLLKRMADKGFIDHKKYGNSREYFPLVKKKDYFSKHVNGLIKNFFNDSSSQFASFFTKETNLTKAELEDLQAIIANEIKNK, encoded by the coding sequence ATGAAATTATCAAAAACTGAAGAAGAATTAATGAGTCACCTCTGGAAACTAGAGCGTGCGTTTATGAAAGACCTGCTCGACGCCTATCCAGAGCCTAAGCCAGCAAATACAACTGTAGCTACCCTTTTAAAACGTATGGCTGACAAAGGTTTTATAGACCATAAAAAATACGGTAATTCACGCGAATATTTCCCTTTGGTTAAAAAGAAAGACTATTTCTCGAAGCACGTTAACGGGCTCATAAAAAACTTTTTTAATGACAGCAGTTCACAATTTGCTTCCTTTTTCACTAAAGAAACCAATTTAACCAAAGCAGAATTGGAAGATTTACAAGCCATTATTGCTAACGAAATTAAAAATAAGTAA
- a CDS encoding 4-hydroxyproline epimerase: protein MKHTFVCIDAHTCGNPVRVIKTGGPNLVGNSMSEKRQHFLREYDWIRKGLMFEPRGHDMMSGSILYPPHDPENDFAILFIETSGCLPMCGHGTIGTITIAIEEGLIKPKTPGEIKMEAPAGLVHIEYQQTGNKVDWVKFTNVRSYLAAEGLTVDCPTLGTLTFDVAYGGNYYAIVDPQTNFSGVHDFSAGQIVHYSQVLRQRINEKYPNAFVHPDNETIRDVTHLLWTGNPIDPTSSGRNAVFYGDKAIDRSPCGTGTSARLAQLFAKGKLKIGEDFIHESFIGSKFTGRVEEVVMIKDKVAIVPSIKGWAKIYGHNTITIDPKDDPYAFGFQVI, encoded by the coding sequence ATGAAACACACTTTTGTTTGCATAGACGCACATACTTGTGGCAACCCTGTAAGAGTAATTAAAACAGGTGGTCCAAATTTGGTTGGAAATTCTATGAGTGAAAAACGGCAGCACTTTTTAAGAGAATACGATTGGATTCGAAAAGGCTTAATGTTTGAACCTCGAGGCCATGATATGATGAGTGGAAGCATTTTGTATCCACCACACGATCCAGAAAATGATTTTGCCATCTTATTTATTGAAACTTCAGGTTGTTTGCCTATGTGCGGTCATGGAACCATTGGAACCATTACCATTGCTATAGAGGAAGGATTAATTAAACCTAAAACGCCAGGAGAAATTAAAATGGAAGCACCTGCAGGCTTGGTACATATTGAATACCAGCAAACGGGAAATAAAGTAGATTGGGTGAAGTTCACTAATGTTAGAAGTTATTTAGCTGCAGAAGGTTTAACGGTCGATTGCCCAACATTAGGAACGCTTACTTTTGATGTTGCTTATGGAGGTAACTATTATGCAATAGTAGACCCACAAACTAATTTTTCTGGAGTACATGACTTTTCTGCTGGACAAATTGTTCACTATTCACAAGTGCTTAGGCAACGTATTAACGAGAAATATCCTAATGCATTCGTGCATCCTGACAATGAAACCATTCGTGATGTCACACATCTATTGTGGACGGGGAACCCTATAGATCCAACATCTTCAGGGAGAAATGCTGTATTTTATGGCGATAAAGCAATAGACAGAAGTCCGTGTGGAACAGGAACCTCTGCGCGTTTGGCACAATTATTTGCTAAAGGAAAATTGAAAATTGGCGAAGACTTTATACATGAGAGTTTTATTGGGAGTAAATTTACAGGACGCGTTGAGGAAGTGGTTATGATAAAAGATAAAGTAGCGATTGTGCCTAGTATTAAAGGTTGGGCTAAAATTTATGGTCACAATACAATAACAATCGATCCTAAGGATGACCCTTACGCTTTTGGCTTTCAGGTCATTTGA
- a CDS encoding M56 family metallopeptidase has translation MLLILLKSTACLAIFIVFYKLLLEREKMHHFKRYYLLAALVVSFAIPFITFIKYVEPTIAVSYFQVDDSVALNLEPVDAPAQAPINYLPTLLWSLYGLGVLLFGIKFGLNLFRIFSKINKNEKQNYGNFITVLLQDLVSPHTFFSYIFLNKTKFETKAIPQEVLLHEATHARQKHSLDVLFIELLQVLFWFNPLLYFIKKDIRLNHEFLADEAVLKQGTDSSTYQNMLLAFSSHATEPELANAINYSLIKKRFTIMKTKTSRKAIWLRSLLLLPLLGGLLFSFSSTKEVEKDVLPEVKIDTTQELLDSEKQQSNRLNTLTDAENELEKINNLRVEYTTPQRKKPSKAQFEGWKNETLFALWLDGKHIKNSELNKLTNHDIVYYNGLLIKPDAKNEKFPQHYYTYLYTEIGFENAYSKSNVGKEAEFQNIVNDILERDIKEKSSNQDGATQKQIAEYNKLAKKYNTMSQDDMRVRSKDVERLEYLYRIMTVKQRKNAEPYPVFPPPPPAPPAPKVLRGQNSNIPPPPAPGVPDYPKVKKGEASNIPPPPPPTRMNPTEHIVYMTNKGAAFYYNGDKITSDQAIELVKENPKLNISSQSNNGVSTVHLSNKGIKTVNGKLIKQSASAEKSKNP, from the coding sequence ATGCTATTGATCCTTTTAAAATCGACTGCTTGTCTCGCTATTTTTATTGTGTTTTATAAGCTACTGCTCGAACGCGAAAAAATGCATCACTTTAAACGTTATTATTTATTAGCGGCATTAGTCGTTTCCTTTGCGATTCCGTTTATCACCTTTATAAAATATGTAGAACCAACAATCGCTGTGAGCTATTTTCAAGTAGACGATTCTGTTGCCTTAAACCTTGAACCAGTCGATGCACCTGCTCAAGCACCAATTAACTATTTACCAACCCTACTATGGAGTCTATACGGTTTGGGTGTTTTATTGTTTGGAATAAAATTCGGACTTAATCTCTTCAGAATATTTTCAAAAATCAACAAAAACGAAAAGCAAAATTACGGAAATTTTATTACGGTTCTATTACAAGATTTGGTATCTCCGCATACATTTTTCAGTTACATCTTTTTAAATAAGACTAAGTTTGAAACTAAGGCCATTCCGCAGGAAGTATTATTACACGAAGCAACACACGCCAGACAGAAACACAGTTTAGATGTGTTATTTATAGAGCTATTACAAGTACTCTTTTGGTTTAATCCACTACTGTATTTCATTAAAAAAGACATTAGACTAAACCACGAGTTTTTAGCAGACGAAGCGGTTTTAAAACAAGGTACAGACTCATCAACTTACCAAAACATGCTATTGGCATTCTCATCACATGCCACAGAACCAGAATTGGCAAATGCCATAAATTATTCATTAATCAAAAAACGATTTACAATTATGAAAACAAAAACCTCAAGAAAAGCCATCTGGCTTAGAAGTTTATTATTGCTGCCGCTATTGGGTGGATTGCTTTTTAGTTTCAGCAGTACAAAAGAAGTGGAGAAAGATGTTTTACCTGAAGTTAAAATTGACACAACTCAAGAACTTTTAGACTCGGAAAAACAACAAAGTAACAGATTAAATACATTAACCGATGCAGAAAATGAGTTAGAGAAGATTAATAATTTGAGAGTAGAATACACAACACCGCAAAGAAAAAAACCCTCAAAAGCTCAATTTGAAGGTTGGAAAAATGAAACTCTATTTGCACTTTGGCTGGATGGTAAACACATTAAAAACAGTGAATTAAATAAGCTTACTAATCACGATATAGTATATTACAATGGTTTATTGATAAAGCCAGATGCCAAAAATGAAAAATTTCCACAACATTATTATACATATCTCTATACAGAAATAGGCTTTGAAAATGCATATTCTAAATCAAATGTTGGAAAAGAAGCTGAATTTCAAAACATCGTTAATGACATTTTGGAAAGAGATATTAAAGAAAAATCTTCAAATCAAGATGGTGCTACACAAAAACAAATAGCAGAATACAATAAACTGGCAAAAAAATATAATACTATGTCTCAGGATGATATGAGAGTACGATCTAAAGATGTAGAAAGATTGGAATACCTTTATCGTATTATGACTGTCAAACAACGCAAAAATGCTGAACCATATCCAGTATTCCCTCCACCACCGCCTGCTCCTCCTGCTCCAAAAGTGCTTAGGGGCCAAAACTCAAATATTCCACCACCACCTGCTCCAGGGGTACCAGACTATCCTAAGGTGAAAAAAGGTGAGGCGTCTAATATTCCACCCCCGCCACCACCAACTCGAATGAATCCAACAGAACATATTGTATACATGACGAACAAAGGAGCTGCCTTTTACTACAATGGTGATAAAATCACATCAGACCAAGCGATTGAATTAGTGAAGGAAAATCCAAAACTGAATATTTCATCACAAAGTAATAATGGTGTATCTACTGTTCATTTGTCCAACAAAGGAATAAAAACGGTTAATGGGAAATTAATCAAACAATCTGCCTCTGCAGAAAAGTCTAAAAATCCATAG
- a CDS encoding dipeptidase, translated as MQNIQSYIQEHQDRFLNELIELLKIPSISADSAYKKEVIKTAEVVMDSLKKAGCDTVELCETNGYPIIYGEKIIDKNLPTVLVYGHYDVQPPDPINLWNSPPFEPVIKKTELHPEGAIFARGACDDKGQMYMHVKALEFMTTQNQLPCNVKFMIEGEEEVGSVNLAKYVKENQEKLSNDVILISDTGMIAKDVPSITTGLRGLSYVEVEVTGPNRDLHSGLYGGAVANPINVLTKMIASLHDENNHITIPGFYDQVEELSKEEREQMAKAPFSLDNYKKALDIDAVYGEAEYTTNERNSIRPTLDVNGIWGGYTGEGAKTVIASKAYAKISMRLVPNQDWETITALFKKHFESIAPKGVKVKVNPHHGGQGYVTPIDSIGYEAASKAYEDTFGKTPIPQRSGGSIPIVSLFEQELKSKTILMGFGLDSDAIHSPNEHFGIWNYLKGIETIPGFYKHFTELFK; from the coding sequence ATGCAAAATATCCAATCTTACATTCAAGAACACCAAGACAGATTTTTAAACGAACTTATAGAATTACTTAAAATTCCATCGATTAGCGCCGACTCAGCCTATAAAAAAGAGGTGATTAAAACGGCCGAAGTTGTTATGGACAGCTTAAAAAAGGCGGGTTGTGATACCGTTGAACTTTGTGAAACCAATGGCTATCCCATTATTTACGGTGAAAAAATAATCGATAAAAACCTGCCAACCGTTCTCGTTTACGGACATTACGATGTACAACCACCAGATCCTATTAATTTATGGAATTCTCCACCTTTTGAGCCTGTAATAAAAAAGACAGAATTGCATCCGGAAGGTGCTATTTTCGCACGTGGTGCTTGTGATGACAAGGGACAAATGTACATGCATGTCAAAGCTCTAGAGTTTATGACCACCCAAAACCAATTACCGTGTAACGTTAAATTCATGATTGAAGGAGAAGAGGAAGTTGGTAGTGTGAATTTAGCCAAATACGTAAAAGAAAATCAAGAAAAATTAAGTAACGATGTTATTTTAATTAGTGACACCGGTATGATTGCTAAAGACGTGCCATCGATTACTACTGGTTTACGCGGCTTGAGTTATGTTGAAGTTGAAGTTACTGGACCCAATCGTGATTTACACTCCGGTTTATATGGAGGTGCCGTTGCAAATCCTATAAATGTACTAACCAAAATGATTGCCTCGCTTCATGATGAAAACAATCACATTACCATTCCTGGTTTTTATGATCAGGTAGAAGAACTATCCAAAGAAGAGCGTGAACAAATGGCAAAAGCACCGTTTTCATTAGACAATTATAAAAAAGCATTAGATATTGATGCCGTTTATGGCGAAGCAGAATACACCACAAACGAGCGTAACTCTATTAGACCAACACTAGACGTTAATGGTATTTGGGGCGGCTATACTGGAGAAGGTGCAAAAACCGTTATTGCAAGTAAAGCCTATGCTAAAATCTCAATGCGTTTGGTGCCCAATCAAGATTGGGAAACCATTACAGCGTTGTTTAAAAAACACTTTGAAAGTATTGCGCCTAAAGGGGTTAAAGTAAAGGTGAATCCGCACCACGGTGGTCAAGGTTATGTCACACCAATAGATAGTATAGGCTATGAAGCCGCAAGTAAAGCTTATGAAGATACGTTTGGCAAAACACCTATTCCACAACGTAGCGGTGGTAGTATTCCTATTGTCTCCTTATTTGAACAGGAATTAAAAAGCAAGACTATTTTAATGGGCTTTGGTTTAGATAGCGATGCTATTCATTCGCCAAACGAGCATTTTGGAATTTGGAATTACCTAAAGGGCATCGAAACCATTCCAGGGTTTTACAAACATTTTACAGAACTTTTTAAATAA
- a CDS encoding DUF4407 domain-containing protein, whose translation MLKQFFIICSGADTDILKNSAIGEQNKYAGIGATVFFTALMAFIASSYALYTVFDNLFASIGFGFVWGLLIFNLDRFIVSTIKKRDHFVDEIIQATPRLLLALIIAVVISKPLELKIFEKEINQVLLEQKNELTLANQDQIALQFTPKTEALEQDITTLKNEILTKEAEVNALYGTYIKEAEGTAGTKRLGKGPVYKEKRDKHDAALAELQTLKEANAAKIATTETALAQLKANYDAQVTTTQPIIDGFDGLMARVTALGTLPWLPSFFIFLLFLAIETSPIFAKLLSPKGEYDFKLEDQETAIKSLVEQKVQERKLAIKADFTINDRVYTNLAEEDELYEYKRKKARELMQLQADAFYKAQQKLF comes from the coding sequence ATGCTAAAACAATTCTTCATTATTTGCTCTGGCGCAGATACCGATATACTAAAAAACAGCGCCATAGGCGAACAAAATAAATATGCAGGCATTGGCGCTACGGTTTTTTTTACCGCCTTAATGGCTTTTATTGCTTCTAGCTACGCGCTGTACACCGTTTTTGATAATCTCTTTGCTTCCATTGGTTTTGGATTTGTTTGGGGCTTACTCATTTTTAATTTAGACCGCTTTATTGTGTCCACCATAAAAAAAAGAGACCATTTTGTAGACGAAATTATTCAGGCCACTCCAAGATTGCTATTAGCACTTATTATCGCTGTGGTGATTTCAAAGCCCTTAGAACTAAAGATTTTTGAAAAAGAAATCAATCAGGTTTTACTGGAACAAAAAAACGAGTTAACACTGGCTAATCAGGATCAAATTGCGCTTCAATTTACACCTAAAACAGAAGCGCTTGAACAGGATATTACAACACTTAAAAATGAAATACTCACGAAAGAGGCAGAAGTAAATGCGCTTTACGGCACGTACATTAAAGAAGCTGAAGGCACAGCGGGCACAAAGCGACTAGGAAAAGGGCCCGTTTACAAAGAAAAGCGTGATAAGCACGATGCCGCTTTAGCCGAACTACAAACGCTAAAAGAAGCTAACGCAGCTAAAATAGCAACTACTGAAACAGCGCTAGCACAACTTAAGGCAAATTATGATGCACAAGTCACCACGACGCAACCTATTATTGATGGTTTTGATGGGTTAATGGCTAGAGTTACTGCTTTAGGAACATTACCCTGGTTGCCCTCGTTCTTTATTTTCCTATTATTCTTAGCCATTGAAACCTCTCCTATTTTTGCCAAACTATTATCCCCTAAGGGTGAATATGATTTTAAATTAGAAGATCAGGAAACGGCCATAAAAAGTTTAGTAGAGCAAAAAGTGCAAGAACGTAAATTAGCGATTAAAGCAGACTTTACTATTAATGACCGGGTATACACCAATCTTGCTGAAGAAGATGAATTATACGAGTACAAACGTAAAAAAGCTCGTGAACTCATGCAATTACAAGCGGATGCCTTTTATAAAGCGCAGCAGAAATTATTCTAG
- a CDS encoding FAD-binding oxidoreductase, translating to MSKTVVIIGGGIIGVCTAYYLKKAGHHVTIIDKSNRPEGASYVNAGYITPSHFISLAAPGIITKGIKWMFDASSPFYVKPRLDSDFLKWSWAFKKAATAKKVEQAIPVIKDINLLSRHLYETLKASNDFDFHYQRKGLLMCYKTDRAGEAEWRIGKRGIEEGLGVKHLSQEDVNLMEPLANLDIKGAVYYDSDAHMTPNSFMLEMTKYLKAIGVTFFNDETVKDIVFSNGVITKVITNKQELTADEVVLAAGTWSPLLTKKLGLKIPIQAGKGYSINTENVTNITIPAILCEAKVAVTPMDGFTRFAGTMEIGGINNTINPLRVAAIANASASYYKGLIISNEDKAKANVGLRPCSPDGLPYIGKSSKCKNLTVATGHAMMGWSLGPATGLLVSEIISDKKPSLNLQPFHPDRVF from the coding sequence ATGAGTAAGACTGTTGTAATAATAGGAGGTGGGATTATAGGGGTATGCACCGCGTATTATCTTAAAAAAGCGGGACATCACGTGACGATTATCGATAAATCGAATCGCCCTGAAGGGGCTTCTTATGTGAATGCGGGTTACATTACACCGAGTCATTTTATTTCTTTGGCAGCACCTGGTATAATTACAAAAGGCATCAAATGGATGTTTGATGCGTCTAGTCCGTTCTACGTAAAACCGCGTTTGGATTCCGATTTTCTAAAATGGAGTTGGGCCTTCAAAAAAGCCGCAACAGCGAAAAAAGTAGAGCAAGCCATTCCGGTAATAAAGGATATTAATTTATTGAGCAGGCATTTATATGAAACCTTAAAAGCGTCAAATGATTTTGATTTTCACTACCAAAGGAAAGGGCTGCTTATGTGTTATAAAACAGATCGCGCAGGTGAAGCGGAATGGCGTATTGGTAAACGCGGTATAGAAGAAGGCTTAGGCGTAAAACATTTATCTCAGGAAGACGTAAACCTAATGGAACCCCTTGCAAATTTAGATATAAAAGGCGCTGTTTACTACGACTCAGATGCTCACATGACACCAAATAGTTTCATGTTAGAAATGACAAAATATCTAAAGGCTATAGGAGTTACTTTTTTTAATGATGAAACCGTAAAAGATATTGTGTTTTCTAATGGCGTTATTACTAAGGTCATTACTAATAAACAAGAACTAACTGCAGATGAAGTTGTTTTAGCGGCAGGTACTTGGAGTCCGTTATTAACCAAAAAATTAGGATTAAAAATACCAATTCAAGCGGGAAAAGGCTATAGTATTAATACAGAAAACGTAACAAACATTACTATTCCAGCTATTTTATGTGAAGCAAAAGTTGCTGTAACACCAATGGATGGCTTCACGCGTTTTGCTGGCACCATGGAAATTGGTGGTATTAATAACACTATAAATCCTTTACGGGTAGCAGCGATTGCCAATGCTAGTGCATCGTATTACAAAGGCTTAATTATTTCAAATGAAGACAAAGCGAAAGCCAATGTAGGTTTAAGACCCTGTTCACCAGACGGATTGCCATACATTGGTAAATCTTCAAAATGTAAAAACCTGACGGTGGCTACCGGGCATGCCATGATGGGTTGGAGTTTAGGACCAGCGACAGGGCTTTTAGTTTCTGAAATAATTTCAGATAAAAAACCGAGTTTAAATCTACAGCCGTTTCATCCAGACAGAGTCTTTTAA
- a CDS encoding aldehyde dehydrogenase (NADP(+)) has translation MITGKNYIGNQLSAKGSTTYKTFNPQLNIENETVFIEATSEEIKEAVQLASEAFIAFRNVSGVKKAAFLNAIADEILVLGEALIKTYCKESGLPEGRAIGERGRTVGQLQSFAKLLLEGSWVEATIDTAQPNREPQPKPDLRKLLVPLGPVVVFGASNFPLAFSTAGGDTAAALAAGCPVIVKSHPMHSGTGELVASAILQAAKKTGMPNGVFSNLNSSGIEVGSQLVKHPGVKAVGFTGSIKGGRALYDLAAKREEPIPVFAEMGSINPVVILPEALKNRGKALAKTYAGSITVGTGQFCTNPGLLLAIKSEALSSFIQELSNEIVKVEPSCMLHPNIVEAYENKKEKAVAQSGITVTAAYTTKVNANYARQTITTVEGQTFLENQSLHQEVFGPYSIVVQCANAKQLERIISKLEGQLTATVIADNQEASTYPEVIAALQNRVGRLIFNGVPTGVEVCAAMTHGGPYPASTDSRFTAIGIHSIKRWVRPFSYQDWPNALLPEALKNENPLSINRVIDGQQTRDQIK, from the coding sequence ATGATAACAGGAAAAAACTACATTGGAAACCAGCTTTCAGCAAAGGGAAGTACTACCTATAAAACATTTAATCCGCAATTAAATATTGAGAATGAGACTGTTTTCATAGAAGCCACATCAGAAGAAATTAAGGAAGCTGTTCAGCTGGCATCAGAAGCTTTTATTGCTTTTAGAAATGTCTCTGGAGTAAAAAAGGCGGCGTTTTTAAATGCGATAGCAGATGAGATTTTGGTGTTGGGAGAGGCGCTTATTAAAACCTATTGTAAAGAGTCTGGTCTCCCAGAAGGTCGCGCAATTGGGGAAAGAGGGCGAACAGTGGGGCAACTTCAAAGTTTTGCAAAACTACTATTAGAGGGGTCTTGGGTTGAAGCGACTATAGACACTGCTCAGCCAAATAGAGAACCACAACCAAAACCAGACCTACGTAAATTATTAGTACCCCTTGGTCCGGTTGTTGTTTTTGGAGCGAGTAACTTCCCCTTAGCATTCTCAACGGCTGGTGGTGATACTGCCGCTGCATTAGCCGCTGGATGTCCGGTAATCGTGAAGTCGCACCCTATGCATTCAGGTACAGGAGAATTAGTAGCTTCAGCAATACTACAAGCCGCTAAAAAGACGGGGATGCCAAACGGCGTATTTTCCAATTTAAACAGCAGTGGTATCGAAGTGGGGTCACAGTTAGTAAAACATCCAGGGGTAAAGGCCGTTGGTTTTACAGGAAGTATTAAAGGGGGGCGCGCGTTGTATGATTTAGCAGCAAAACGAGAGGAACCCATTCCAGTCTTTGCAGAAATGGGGAGCATAAATCCAGTAGTGATTCTACCCGAAGCTTTAAAAAACAGAGGTAAAGCACTTGCTAAAACTTATGCGGGTTCAATTACAGTAGGTACGGGACAGTTTTGTACGAATCCAGGACTGCTGTTAGCAATTAAATCTGAAGCGCTAAGCAGTTTTATTCAAGAGCTTTCCAATGAAATTGTAAAGGTAGAGCCCTCATGCATGTTGCATCCCAATATTGTTGAAGCTTATGAGAATAAAAAAGAAAAAGCAGTAGCGCAAAGCGGAATTACCGTTACTGCAGCCTATACTACTAAAGTAAACGCTAACTATGCAAGACAAACAATTACAACAGTTGAAGGTCAAACTTTTTTAGAAAACCAAAGCTTACATCAAGAGGTTTTTGGGCCTTATTCTATAGTGGTACAATGTGCAAACGCAAAACAACTGGAACGCATTATTTCAAAATTAGAAGGACAACTAACAGCTACTGTAATTGCAGATAATCAAGAGGCTTCAACATATCCTGAAGTCATCGCAGCACTACAAAATAGAGTCGGGCGCTTGATTTTTAATGGAGTGCCAACAGGGGTTGAGGTTTGCGCGGCTATGACTCACGGCGGACCTTACCCAGCATCAACCGACAGTCGTTTTACGGCAATCGGGATTCATTCCATAAAACGCTGGGTACGCCCGTTTAGTTATCAAGACTGGCCAAACGCCTTGCTTCCAGAGGCACTTAAAAATGAAAACCCGCTTAGTATTAATAGAGTAATAGATGGGCAGCAAACCAGAGATCAAATAAAATGA
- a CDS encoding DMT family transporter, translating into MKNQHLKHVLELTLATLLISTSGALGRYIDMPAPVTIWWRSALAMVILLLFCKFKNINLKIQSKKDFGAFILSALFMASHWITYFYALQLSSVAIGMLSLFTFPIMTALLEPFFLRTKLDYMHLVLGLMVLLGIYILSPELNFESDAVRGILFGLFSALCYALRILILKQYVSRYHGSSLMFYQLLIMSIVLIPALFLLDTSNITTQFPYVILLALVTTAIGHTLFVQSLKHFKVSTASIIGSTQPIFGIIIAFFFLNEIPTWNTFFGGLLILSTVVIESLRSRKLK; encoded by the coding sequence ATGAAAAACCAACACCTTAAGCATGTTTTAGAATTAACGCTTGCGACGCTTTTAATAAGTACCTCTGGCGCTTTAGGCAGGTATATAGACATGCCAGCACCAGTAACTATTTGGTGGCGCAGTGCTTTGGCGATGGTTATTTTACTCCTTTTTTGTAAATTCAAAAATATAAATCTAAAGATTCAATCTAAAAAAGACTTCGGTGCATTTATACTAAGCGCCCTGTTTATGGCATCGCATTGGATTACCTATTTTTATGCGCTGCAACTCTCCAGCGTAGCTATTGGTATGCTATCATTGTTCACGTTTCCAATTATGACCGCATTATTAGAACCCTTTTTCTTAAGAACCAAGTTAGATTACATGCACCTGGTTTTAGGGTTGATGGTGCTTTTAGGCATCTACATCCTCTCTCCCGAATTAAATTTTGAGAGTGACGCCGTAAGAGGCATACTATTTGGTTTGTTTTCTGCCTTGTGTTATGCCTTACGTATTTTAATACTCAAACAATACGTTTCAAGGTATCATGGCAGTAGTTTAATGTTCTATCAATTGCTAATTATGAGTATTGTTTTAATTCCTGCGTTGTTTCTTTTAGATACCTCGAATATTACAACACAATTCCCCTATGTTATTCTCTTAGCACTAGTCACTACCGCTATTGGGCATACGCTTTTTGTTCAAAGTTTAAAACATTTTAAAGTGAGTACTGCAAGTATTATAGGAAGTACACAACCCATTTTTGGTATCATCATCGCCTTTTTCTTTTTAAATGAAATCCCCACCTGGAACACCTTTTTTGGCGGGTTATTAATCCTTTCCACAGTGGTTATTGAGAGTTTGCGCTCAAGAAAACTGAAATAG